The stretch of DNA TTTGGGCGCGGTTTCCGGCCTTTTTTGCCGCGGCGCCTGCTCCGGGGATTTCTTACGATGCGCGTGTTCAATTTCTCAGCCGGACCAGCGGCGTTGCCCGAGGAAGTGCTTCGCCAGGCTGCCGACGAAATGCTCGACTGGCATGGCAGCGGAATGAGCGTGATGGAAATGAGCCACCGCGGCCCGGAGTTCATGTCGATCCATTCGGACGCGCTGCTCGATCTGCGTGAGTTGCTCGCGGTGCCCGCGAGCCACCAGATCCTGTTCCTGCAGGGCGGTGGAATTGGCGAAAACGCGATCGTCCCGTTGAACCTGTTCGGCGCGAAGCCGCGCGCGGATTTCGTGATCACCGGTTCGTGGTCGCAGAAATCGCAGAAGGAAGCGCTCAAGTACGGCGCCGCGCACATCGCCGCGAGCGGCCAGACGGAGCATGGCTTTACGCGTTCGCCGTCGCGCGCCGAATGGCAGCTGTCGGACGACCCGGCCTACGTGCATCTGTGCACGAACGAGACGATCAACGGCGTCGAGACGTTCGAGATTCCGGATCTCGGCGACATCCCGCTCGTCGCGGATGCGTCGTCGCACATCCTGTCGCGCCCGATGGACATCGCGAAGTACGGCGTGCTGTACGGCGGCGCGCAGAAGAACATCGGAATGGCCGGCGTCACCGTCGTGATCGTGCGCGAGGACCTGCTCGACCGCGCGATGTCGATCTGCCCGTCCGCGTTCGAATGGAAGACCGTCGCCGCGAACAACTCGATGTACAACACGCCACCGACCTACGCGATCTACATCGCGGGCCTCGTGTTCAAGTGGCTGAAGCGCCAGGGCGGCCTCGCCGCGATCGAGGCGCGCAACATCGAAAAAGCGAAGCTGCTGTACGACACGATCGACGCGAGCAGTTTCTACATCAACAAGGTGGAGCGTCCGGTGCGTTCGCGGATGAACGTGCCGTTCTTCCTCGCCGACGAATCACGCAATGAAGACTTCCTTGCCGGCGCGAAGGCGCGCGGGCTGTTGCAGCTGAAGGGCCACAAGTCCGTCGGCGGCATGCGGGCGTCGATTTACAACGCGGTGCCGCTCGAAGGCGTCAAGGCGCTGGTCGAGTACATGAAGGAATTCGAAGCCACGCACGCGTGACGCCGGTGCGAGCCGCGTCGCGTGCGC from Paraburkholderia caballeronis encodes:
- the serC gene encoding 3-phosphoserine/phosphohydroxythreonine transaminase, whose product is MRVFNFSAGPAALPEEVLRQAADEMLDWHGSGMSVMEMSHRGPEFMSIHSDALLDLRELLAVPASHQILFLQGGGIGENAIVPLNLFGAKPRADFVITGSWSQKSQKEALKYGAAHIAASGQTEHGFTRSPSRAEWQLSDDPAYVHLCTNETINGVETFEIPDLGDIPLVADASSHILSRPMDIAKYGVLYGGAQKNIGMAGVTVVIVREDLLDRAMSICPSAFEWKTVAANNSMYNTPPTYAIYIAGLVFKWLKRQGGLAAIEARNIEKAKLLYDTIDASSFYINKVERPVRSRMNVPFFLADESRNEDFLAGAKARGLLQLKGHKSVGGMRASIYNAVPLEGVKALVEYMKEFEATHA